The Schistocerca americana isolate TAMUIC-IGC-003095 chromosome 5, iqSchAmer2.1, whole genome shotgun sequence genome includes a window with the following:
- the LOC124616461 gene encoding zinc finger protein 628-like, whose product MTTTAVATSESASASTAETEQTATTGDDDSGSGDRSRRETPRSDAPPAPTSAGTEAPPAATEAYYDSSVSSVTDATASSGYAEASTATGVEERRDAAVPEATPPSPPPPPSEDAGGGGGGRRMSPRLTTASAVTQAASGVAEVAPVSTRASTVRPGSTTGASAARTAEAGQQEVEAADPLQYEPEAPPPHSGRKRRLQRPQERSGSVYPYLLRVLG is encoded by the coding sequence ATGACGACTACAGCGGTGGCCACATCAGAGTCGGCGTCAGCTTCCACGGCTGAGACGGAACAGACGGCGACCACCGGCGACGACGACAGCGGCAGCGGCGACCGGTCGCGGCGCGAGACGCCGCGCTCGGACGCGCCTCCGGCACCGACGTCTGCCGGCACCGAAGCGCCGCCCGCGGCCACAGAGGCGTACTACGACTCCAGCGTCAGCTCCGTGACAGACGCCACTGCGTCTTCCGGCTACGCGGAGGCCTCCACCGCCACCGGCGTCGAGGAGAGGCGGGACGCAGCTGTCCCGGAAGCGACGCCGCCGTCTCCGCCACCTCCCCCGTCAGAGGACGCGGGTGGCGGCGGCGGGGGAAGGCGTATGTCGCCGCGCCTTACGACGGCGTCGGCCGTGACGCAGGCGGCGTCGGGAGTGGCGGAAGTGGCGCCAGTGTCGACTCGGGCGAGCACGGTTCGGCCGGGCAGCACGACTGGCGCCAGcgcggcgcggacagcggaggcGGGCCAGCAGGAGGTGGAGGCGGCGGACCCGCTCCAGTACGAACCCGAGGCGCCTCCCCCACACAGCGGCCGCAAGAGGCGGCTGCAGAGGCCCCAGGAGCGCTCCGGCAGCGTCTACCCCTACCTGCTGAGGGTGCTCGGCTAG